In Astyanax mexicanus isolate ESR-SI-001 chromosome 25, AstMex3_surface, whole genome shotgun sequence, a genomic segment contains:
- the LOC111197087 gene encoding mucin-22 isoform X10 produces the protein MESGTTAADESTTALTAESTVVSSVEPSTSPTFEQTTDLTTDATMESGTTAADESTTALTAESTVVSSIEPSTSPTFEQTTDLTTDATMESGTTAADESTTALTAESTVVSSVEPSTSPTFEQTTDLTTDATMESGTTAADESTTALTAESTVVSSIEPSTSPTFEQTTDFTTDATMESGTTAADESTTALTAESTVVSSIEPSTSPTFEQTTDFTTDATMESGTTAADESTTALTAESTVVSSVEPSTSPTFEQTTDFTTDATMESGTTAADESTTALTAESTVVSSVEPSTSPTFEQTTDFTTDATMESGTTAADESTTALTAESTVVSSIEPSTSPTFEQTTDFTTDATMESGTTAADESTTALTAESTIVSSVELSTSPTFEQTTDFTTDVTMESGTTAADESTTALTAESTVVSSVEPNTSPTFEQTTDLTKDATMESGTTAADESTTALTAESTVVSSVEPSTSPTFEQTTGLTTDATMESGTTAADESTTALTAESTVVSSEEPSTSPTFEQTTVSAKETTLESGTTSSDESTTALTAESTIVSSEEPSTSPTFEQTTDLTKDATMESGTTAADESTTALTAESTLVSSVEPSTSPTFEQTTDFTTDATMDSGITAADESTTALTAESTIVSSVEPSTSPTFEQTTGLTTDATMESGTTAADESTTALTAESTLVSSVEPSTSPTFEQTTDFTTDATMDSGITAADESTTALTAESTIVSSVEPSTSPTFEQTTGLTTDATMESGTTAADESTTALTAESTVVSSEEPSTSPTFEQTRVFATETTMESGTTSTDETTTALKAESTIVSSVEPSTSPTFEQTTVFATETTMESGTTSTHESTTALTADTTTVSSVEPNTSPTFKQTTVSATETTMESETTSTVESTTALTTDSTVVSSVQPSTSPTFEQTTVSATETTMKSGATSTVESTTALTTESTVVSSVETSTSPTFKQTSDFTTETTTGSTMESSTVTSIKPSTKSPTSVAKVASNGGLETTQPNTPTASTEAAVVTKQISFTTSETFNADLLVSTSSTFINRAASVKSEFEPVFKQAFSTFIRLNVLGFKAGSIITNLNLEFSASLPSDNNIVDTVLNAKTSFAITQASVTTAATATPTPETTTTTTTTTTPPPTTTTTSTTTTTTTTTPPPTTTTTPSTTTTATTTPTPTRPPPAVALTIVINQVYEVALSDTNSNQFKVLATIVQAAMDLVYKAQYGALFIMTKVKGFRPGATRATDIETDLELIFNENSTKPLPSSTDVVSTLKEAISNPSSGFNLAVDPAKIVVVSAPQTIPVIFQTNGTFVSALSDSTSTLFGNRSLAIKQELEPFFTVDYPAAFSQLVMTNFSNGGLSLTLIQNHMDLYFGASATLPNSTQIANTLVRAAKNNTLPFMIFTSQITVNGTVISSGEISSKISLFTAAFMVTLSLLLTRYS, from the exons ATGGAATCAG GTACAACTGCAGCTGATGAATCAACTACAGCTTTGACAGCTGAGTCTACAGTAGTTTCCAGTGTGGAACCAAGTACAAGTCCAACATTTGAACAAACTACAGACTTGACAACAGATGCCACCATGGAATCAGGTACAACTGCAGCTGATGAATCAACTACAGCTTTGACAGCTGAGTCTACTGTAGTTTCCAGCATAGAACCAAGTACAAGTCCAACATTTGAACAAACTACAGACTTGACAACAGATGCCACCATGGAATCAGGTACAACTGCAGCTGATGAATCAACTACAGCTTTGACAGCTGAGTCTACAGTAGTTTCCAGTGTGGAACCAAGTACAAGTCCAACATTTGAACAAACTACAGACTTGACAACAGATGCCACCATGGAATCAGGTACAACTGCAGCTGATGAATCAACTACAGCTTTGACAGCTGAGTCTACAGTAGTTTCCAGCATAGAACCAAGTACAAGTCCAACATTTGAACAAACTACAGACTTTACAACAGATGCCACCATGGAATCAGGTACAACTGCAGCTGATGAATCAACTACAGCTTTGACAGCTGAGTCTACAGTAGTTTCCAGCATAGAACCAAGCACAAGTCCAACATTTGAACAAACTACAGACTTTACAACAGATGCCACCATGGAGTCAGGTACAACTGCAGCTGATGAATCAACTACAGCTTTGACAGCTGAGTCTACAGTAGTTTCCAGTGTGGAACCAAGTACAAGTCCAACATTTGAACAAACTACAGACTTTACAACAGATGCCACCATGGAGTCAGGTACAACTGCAGCTGATGAATCAACTACAGCTTTGACAGCTGAGTCTACAGTAGTTTCCAGTGTGGAACCAAGTACGAGTCCAACATTTGAACAAACTACAGACTTTACAACAGATGCCACCATGGAATCAGGTACAACTGCAGCTGATGAATCAACTACAGCTTTGACAGCTGAGTCTACAGTAGTTTCCAGCATAGAACCAAGTACGAGTCCAACATTTGAACAAACTACAGACTTTACAACAGATGCCACCATGGAATCAGGTACAACTGCAGCTGATGAATCAACTACAGCTTTGACAGCTGAGTCTACAATAGTTTCCAGTGTGGAACTAAGTACAAGTCCAACttttgaacaaactacagattttACAACAGATGTCACCATGGAATCAGGTACAACTGCAGCTGATGAATCAACTACAGCTTTGACAGCTGAGTCTACAGTAGTTTCGAGTGTGGAACCAAATACAAGTCCAACATTTGAACAAACTACAGACTTGACAAAAGATGCCACCATGGAATCAGGTACAACTGCAGCTGATGAATCAACTACAGCTTTGACAGCTGAGTCTACAGTAGTTTCCAGTGTGGAACCAAGTACAAGTCCAACATTTGAACAAACTACAGGCTTGACAACAGATGCCACCATGGAATCAGGTACAACTGCAGCTGATGAGTCAACTACAGCTTTGACAGCTGAGTCTACAGTAGTTTCCAGTGAAGAACCAAGTACAAGTCCAACATTTGAACAAACTACAGTCTCTGCAAAAGAAACTACTTTGGAATCAGGAACAACTTCATCTGATGAATCAACTACAGCTTTGACAGCTGAGTCTACAATAGTTTCCAGTGAGGAACCAAGTACAAGTCCAACATTTGAACAAACTACAGACTTGACAAAAGATGCCACCATGGAATCAGGTACAACTGCAGCTGATGAATCAACTACAGCTTTGACAGCTGAGTCTACATTAGTTTCCAGCGTAGAACCAAGTACAAGTCCAACatttgaacaaactacagattttACAACAGATGCCACCATGGATTCAGGTATAACTGCAGCTGATGAATCAACAACAGCTTTGACGGCTGAGTCTACAATAGTTTCCAGCGTAGAACCAAGTACAAGTCCAACATTTGAACAAACTACAGGCTTGACAACAGATGCCACCATGGAATCAGGTACAACTGCAGCTGATGAATCAACTACAGCTTTGACAGCTGAGTCTACATTAGTTTCCAGCGTAGAACCAAGTACAAGTCCAACatttgaacaaactacagattttACAACAGATGCCACCATGGATTCAGGTATAACTGCAGCTGATGAATCAACAACAGCTTTGACGGCTGAGTCTACAATAGTTTCCAGCGTAGAACCAAGTACAAGTCCAACATTTGAACAAACTACAGGCTTGACAACAGATGCCACCATGGAATCAGGTACAACTGCAGCTGATGAATCAACTACAGCTTTGACAGCTGAGTCTACAGTAGTTTCCAGTGAAGAACCAAGTACAAGTCCAACATTTGAACAAACTAGAGTCTTTGCAACAGAAACTACTATGGAATCAGGTACAACTTCAACTGATGAAACAACTACAGCTTTGAAAGCTGAGTCTACAATAGTTTCCAGTGTGGAACCAAGTACAAGTCCAACATTTGAACAAACTACAGTCTTTGCAACAGAAACTACTATGGAATCAGGTACAACTTCAACTCATGAATCAACTACAGCTTTGACAGCTGACACTACAACAGTTTCCAGTGTGGAACCAAATACAAGtccaacatttaaacaaactacaGTCTCTGCAACAGAAACTACCATGGAATCAGAAACAACTTCAACTGTTGAATCAACTACAGCTTTGACAACTGACTCTACAGTAGTTTCCAGTGTTCAACCAAGTACAAGTCCAACATTTGAACAAACTACAGTCTCTGCAACAGAAACTACCATGAAATCAGGAGCAACTTCAACTGTTGAATCAACTACAGCTTTGACAACTGAGTCTACAGTAGTTTCCAGTGTGGAAACAAGTACAAGtccaacatttaaacaaacttcAGACTTTACAACAGAAACTACAACAGGTTCTACCATGGAGTCAAGTACCGTTACAAGCATCAAACCATCAACAAAATCACCAACAAGTGTTGCAAAAGTAGCTTCAAATGGCGGATTGGAAACAACTCAACCCAACACCCCTACAG CCTCTACAGAAGCAGCAGTTGTCACAAAGCAAATCAGCTTTACCACCTCTGAAACGTTTAACGCTGACCTATTAGTCTCAACTTCATCTACCTTCATCAACAGAGCAGCAAGTGTGAAATCAGAG tttGAACCTGTATTTAAGCAAGCATTCAGTACCTTCATCAGGCTAAATGTCCTTGGTTTTAA GGCTGGATCAATCATCACTAATCTGAATTTGGAGTTCAGTGCTAGTCTACCCAGTGACAACAACATCGTTGACACTGTGCTCAATGCAAAAACAAGTTTTGCTATTACACAGGCTTCAG TGACTACAGCTGCTACAGCAACTCCAACACCAGAAACAACTACAACAACTACGACAACAACTACACCCCCTCCTACAACTACAaccacttctactactactactactactactactacaccccctcctacaactactactacaccCTCTACTACAACAACGGCTACGACTACACCTACACCAACACGTCCCCCACCAGCTGTTGCTCTAACAATTGTCATTAATCAAGTGTACGAAGTGGCACTGAGTGACACAAACAGCAATCAGTTCAAAGTCCTGGCTACTATAGTGCAAGCAGCA ATGGACCTGGTTTACAAAGCCCAGTACGGAGCTCTGTTCATCATGACTAAAGTTAAAGGATTTAG ACCAGGAGCTACTCGCGCAACAGACATAGAAACAGACCTGGAGCTGATATTCAATGAGAACTCCACAAAGCCTCTTCCATCCTCCACCGACGTGGTGAGCACCCTAAAAGAGGCTATATCAAACCCAAGCTCAGGCTTCAACTTGGCGGTGGACCCTGCCAAGATTGTTGTTGTCA GTGCACCGCAGACCATTCCTGTGATTTTCCAAACAAATGGCACATTTGTGTcggctctctcagactccaccTCAACTTTATTCGGCAACAGGTCATTAGCGATTAAACAGGAG CTTGAGCCTTTTTTCACTGTTGATTATCCTGCAGCATTTAGTCAGCTGGTAATGACAAATTTCAG CAATGGAGGTCTGAGCCTTACACTGATCCAGAACCACATGGACCTGTATTTTGGTGCCTCGGCTACACTTCCCAACAGCACCCAGATCGCAAACACCTTAGTTAGAGCAGCTAAAAACAACACCCTCCCCTTCATGATCTTTACCTCACAGATCACAGTGAATGGAACGG TGATATCTTCAGGAGAAATCAGCAGCAAGATCAGCCTGTTCACGGCAGCCTTCATGGTGACCTTATCACTTCTGCTCACACGGTACagctaa
- the LOC111197087 gene encoding serine-rich adhesin for platelets isoform X5, with amino-acid sequence MKEKALAGLCILLVSVTGIYMQTTTEQTTDFTTDATMESGTTASVQSTTALTAESTVVSSVEPSTSPTFEQTTDLTTDATMESGTTAADESTTALTAESTVVSSVEPSTSPTFEQTIDFTTDATTESGTTAADESTTALTAESTVVSSVEPSTSPTFEQTTDFTTDATMESGTTAADESTTALTAESTVVSSVEPSTSPTFEQTTDLTTDATMESGTTAADESTTALTAESTVVSSIEPSTSPTFEQTTDLTTDATMESGTTAADESTTALTAESTVVSSVEPSTSPTFEQTTDLTTDATMESGTTAADESTTALTAESTVVSSIEPSTSPTFEQTTDFTTDATMESGTTAADESTTALTAESTVVSSIEPSTSPTFEQTTDFTTDATMESGTTAADESTTALTAESTVVSSVEPSTSPTFEQTTDFTTDATMESGTTAADESTTALTAESTVVSSVEPSTSPTFEQTTDFTTDATMESGTTAADESTTALTAESTVVSSIEPSTSPTFEQTTDFTTDATMESGTTAADESTTALTAESTIVSSVELSTSPTFEQTTDFTTDVTMESGTTAADESTTALTAESTVVSSVEPNTSPTFEQTTDLTKDATMESGTTAADESTTALTAESTVVSSVEPSTSPTFEQTTGLTTDATMESGTTAADESTTALTAESTLVSSVEPSTSPTFEQTTDFTTDATMDSGITAADESTTALTAESTIVSSVEPSTSPTFEQTTGLTTDATMESGTTAADESTTALTAESTLVSSVEPSTSPTFEQTTDFTTDATMDSGITAADESTTALTAESTIVSSVEPSTSPTFEQTTGLTTDATMESGTTAADESTTALTAESTVVSSEEPSTSPTFEQTRVFATETTMESGTTSTDETTTALKAESTIVSSVEPSTSPTFEQTTVFATETTMESGTTSTHESTTALTADTTTVSSVEPNTSPTFKQTTVSATETTMESETTSTVESTTALTTDSTVVSSVQPSTSPTFEQTTVSATETTMKSGATSTVESTTALTTESTVVSSVETSTSPTFKQTSDFTTETTTGSTMESSTVTSIKPSTKSPTSVAKVASNGGLETTQPNTPTASTEAAVVTKQISFTTSETFNADLLVSTSSTFINRAASVKSEFEPVFKQAFSTFIRLNVLGFKAGSIITNLNLEFSASLPSDNNIVDTVLNAKTSFAITQASVTTAATATPTPETTTTTTTTTTPPPTTTTTSTTTTTTTTTPPPTTTTTPSTTTTATTTPTPTRPPPAVALTIVINQVYEVALSDTNSNQFKVLATIVQAAMDLVYKAQYGALFIMTKVKGFRPGATRATDIETDLELIFNENSTKPLPSSTDVVSTLKEAISNPSSGFNLAVDPAKIVVVSAPQTIPVIFQTNGTFVSALSDSTSTLFGNRSLAIKQELEPFFTVDYPAAFSQLVMTNFSNGGLSLTLIQNHMDLYFGASATLPNSTQIANTLVRAAKNNTLPFMIFTSQITVNGTVISSGEISSKISLFTAAFMVTLSLLLTRYS; translated from the exons ATGAAAGAAAAAGCCTTGGCTGGATTATGTATATTACTGG TCTCAGTAACAGGTATTTACATGCAAACAAccactgaacaaactacagacttTACAACAGATGCCACCATGGAATCAGGGACAACTGCATCTGTTCAATCAACAACAGCTTTGACAGCTGAGTCCACAGTAGTTTCCAGTGTGGAACCAAGTACAAGTCCAACATTTGAACAAACTACAGACTTGACAACAGATGCCACCATGGAGTCAGGTACAACTGCAGCTGATGAATCAACTACAGCTTTGACAGCTGAGTCTACAGTAGTTTCCAGTGTGGAACCAAGTACAAGTCCAACATTTGAACAAACTATAGACTTTACAACAGATGCCACCACGGAGTCAG GTACAACTGCAGCTGATGAATCAACTACAGCTTTGACAGCTGAGTCTACAGTAGTTTCCAGTGTGGAACCAAGTACAAGTCCAACATTTGAACAAACTACAGACTTTACAACAGATGCCACCATGGAGTCAGGTACAACTGCAGCTGATGAATCAACTACAGCTTTGACAGCTGAGTCTACAGTAGTTTCCAGTGTGGAACCAAGTACAAGTCCAACATTTGAACAAACTACAGACTTGACAACAGATGCCACCATGGAATCAGGTACAACTGCAGCTGATGAATCAACTACAGCTTTGACAGCTGAGTCTACTGTAGTTTCCAGCATAGAACCAAGTACAAGTCCAACATTTGAACAAACTACAGACTTGACAACAGATGCCACCATGGAATCAGGTACAACTGCAGCTGATGAATCAACTACAGCTTTGACAGCTGAGTCTACAGTAGTTTCCAGTGTGGAACCAAGTACAAGTCCAACATTTGAACAAACTACAGACTTGACAACAGATGCCACCATGGAATCAGGTACAACTGCAGCTGATGAATCAACTACAGCTTTGACAGCTGAGTCTACAGTAGTTTCCAGCATAGAACCAAGTACAAGTCCAACATTTGAACAAACTACAGACTTTACAACAGATGCCACCATGGAATCAGGTACAACTGCAGCTGATGAATCAACTACAGCTTTGACAGCTGAGTCTACAGTAGTTTCCAGCATAGAACCAAGCACAAGTCCAACATTTGAACAAACTACAGACTTTACAACAGATGCCACCATGGAGTCAGGTACAACTGCAGCTGATGAATCAACTACAGCTTTGACAGCTGAGTCTACAGTAGTTTCCAGTGTGGAACCAAGTACAAGTCCAACATTTGAACAAACTACAGACTTTACAACAGATGCCACCATGGAGTCAGGTACAACTGCAGCTGATGAATCAACTACAGCTTTGACAGCTGAGTCTACAGTAGTTTCCAGTGTGGAACCAAGTACGAGTCCAACATTTGAACAAACTACAGACTTTACAACAGATGCCACCATGGAATCAGGTACAACTGCAGCTGATGAATCAACTACAGCTTTGACAGCTGAGTCTACAGTAGTTTCCAGCATAGAACCAAGTACGAGTCCAACATTTGAACAAACTACAGACTTTACAACAGATGCCACCATGGAATCAGGTACAACTGCAGCTGATGAATCAACTACAGCTTTGACAGCTGAGTCTACAATAGTTTCCAGTGTGGAACTAAGTACAAGTCCAACttttgaacaaactacagattttACAACAGATGTCACCATGGAATCAGGTACAACTGCAGCTGATGAATCAACTACAGCTTTGACAGCTGAGTCTACAGTAGTTTCGAGTGTGGAACCAAATACAAGTCCAACATTTGAACAAACTACAGACTTGACAAAAGATGCCACCATGGAATCAGGTACAACTGCAGCTGATGAATCAACTACAGCTTTGACAGCTGAGTCTACAGTAGTTTCCAGTGTGGAACCAAGTACAAGTCCAACATTTGAACAAACTACAGGCTTGACAACAGATGCCACCATGGAATCAG GTACAACTGCAGCTGATGAATCAACTACAGCTTTGACAGCTGAGTCTACATTAGTTTCCAGCGTAGAACCAAGTACAAGTCCAACatttgaacaaactacagattttACAACAGATGCCACCATGGATTCAGGTATAACTGCAGCTGATGAATCAACAACAGCTTTGACGGCTGAGTCTACAATAGTTTCCAGCGTAGAACCAAGTACAAGTCCAACATTTGAACAAACTACAGGCTTGACAACAGATGCCACCATGGAATCAGGTACAACTGCAGCTGATGAATCAACTACAGCTTTGACAGCTGAGTCTACATTAGTTTCCAGCGTAGAACCAAGTACAAGTCCAACatttgaacaaactacagattttACAACAGATGCCACCATGGATTCAGGTATAACTGCAGCTGATGAATCAACAACAGCTTTGACGGCTGAGTCTACAATAGTTTCCAGCGTAGAACCAAGTACAAGTCCAACATTTGAACAAACTACAGGCTTGACAACAGATGCCACCATGGAATCAGGTACAACTGCAGCTGATGAATCAACTACAGCTTTGACAGCTGAGTCTACAGTAGTTTCCAGTGAAGAACCAAGTACAAGTCCAACATTTGAACAAACTAGAGTCTTTGCAACAGAAACTACTATGGAATCAGGTACAACTTCAACTGATGAAACAACTACAGCTTTGAAAGCTGAGTCTACAATAGTTTCCAGTGTGGAACCAAGTACAAGTCCAACATTTGAACAAACTACAGTCTTTGCAACAGAAACTACTATGGAATCAGGTACAACTTCAACTCATGAATCAACTACAGCTTTGACAGCTGACACTACAACAGTTTCCAGTGTGGAACCAAATACAAGtccaacatttaaacaaactacaGTCTCTGCAACAGAAACTACCATGGAATCAGAAACAACTTCAACTGTTGAATCAACTACAGCTTTGACAACTGACTCTACAGTAGTTTCCAGTGTTCAACCAAGTACAAGTCCAACATTTGAACAAACTACAGTCTCTGCAACAGAAACTACCATGAAATCAGGAGCAACTTCAACTGTTGAATCAACTACAGCTTTGACAACTGAGTCTACAGTAGTTTCCAGTGTGGAAACAAGTACAAGtccaacatttaaacaaacttcAGACTTTACAACAGAAACTACAACAGGTTCTACCATGGAGTCAAGTACCGTTACAAGCATCAAACCATCAACAAAATCACCAACAAGTGTTGCAAAAGTAGCTTCAAATGGCGGATTGGAAACAACTCAACCCAACACCCCTACAG CCTCTACAGAAGCAGCAGTTGTCACAAAGCAAATCAGCTTTACCACCTCTGAAACGTTTAACGCTGACCTATTAGTCTCAACTTCATCTACCTTCATCAACAGAGCAGCAAGTGTGAAATCAGAG tttGAACCTGTATTTAAGCAAGCATTCAGTACCTTCATCAGGCTAAATGTCCTTGGTTTTAA GGCTGGATCAATCATCACTAATCTGAATTTGGAGTTCAGTGCTAGTCTACCCAGTGACAACAACATCGTTGACACTGTGCTCAATGCAAAAACAAGTTTTGCTATTACACAGGCTTCAG TGACTACAGCTGCTACAGCAACTCCAACACCAGAAACAACTACAACAACTACGACAACAACTACACCCCCTCCTACAACTACAaccacttctactactactactactactactactacaccccctcctacaactactactacaccCTCTACTACAACAACGGCTACGACTACACCTACACCAACACGTCCCCCACCAGCTGTTGCTCTAACAATTGTCATTAATCAAGTGTACGAAGTGGCACTGAGTGACACAAACAGCAATCAGTTCAAAGTCCTGGCTACTATAGTGCAAGCAGCA ATGGACCTGGTTTACAAAGCCCAGTACGGAGCTCTGTTCATCATGACTAAAGTTAAAGGATTTAG ACCAGGAGCTACTCGCGCAACAGACATAGAAACAGACCTGGAGCTGATATTCAATGAGAACTCCACAAAGCCTCTTCCATCCTCCACCGACGTGGTGAGCACCCTAAAAGAGGCTATATCAAACCCAAGCTCAGGCTTCAACTTGGCGGTGGACCCTGCCAAGATTGTTGTTGTCA GTGCACCGCAGACCATTCCTGTGATTTTCCAAACAAATGGCACATTTGTGTcggctctctcagactccaccTCAACTTTATTCGGCAACAGGTCATTAGCGATTAAACAGGAG CTTGAGCCTTTTTTCACTGTTGATTATCCTGCAGCATTTAGTCAGCTGGTAATGACAAATTTCAG CAATGGAGGTCTGAGCCTTACACTGATCCAGAACCACATGGACCTGTATTTTGGTGCCTCGGCTACACTTCCCAACAGCACCCAGATCGCAAACACCTTAGTTAGAGCAGCTAAAAACAACACCCTCCCCTTCATGATCTTTACCTCACAGATCACAGTGAATGGAACGG TGATATCTTCAGGAGAAATCAGCAGCAAGATCAGCCTGTTCACGGCAGCCTTCATGGTGACCTTATCACTTCTGCTCACACGGTACagctaa